One window of Kosakonia cowanii JCM 10956 = DSM 18146 genomic DNA carries:
- the potH gene encoding putrescine ABC transporter permease PotH, which yields MSTLEPPARVTKPGGVKLWLARLQMRHGRKLVIALPYIWLTLLFLLPFLIVFKISLAEMARQIPPYTDLLEWADGQLTITLNLGNFLQLTDDPLYIEAYLQSLQVAGISTICCLLLGYPLAWAVAHSKPSTRNILLLLVILPSWTSFLIRVYAWMGILKNNGVLNNFLLWLGVIDQPLTILHTNLAVYIGIVYAYLPFMVLPIYTALTRIDYSLVEASLDLGARPLKTFFSVIVPLTKGGIIAGSMLVFIPAVGEFVIPELLGGPDSIMIGRVLWQEFFNNRDWPVASAVAVIMLLLLIVPIMWFHKHQQKQTGEKA from the coding sequence ATGAGTACACTTGAGCCACCGGCCCGCGTAACAAAACCGGGCGGTGTAAAGCTGTGGCTGGCGCGCCTGCAAATGCGCCATGGGCGCAAGCTGGTGATTGCGCTGCCCTATATCTGGCTGACGCTGCTGTTTCTGCTGCCGTTTTTGATCGTCTTCAAAATCAGCCTTGCGGAGATGGCGCGTCAAATCCCGCCCTATACGGATCTGCTGGAGTGGGCCGACGGGCAGCTGACGATTACGCTTAATCTCGGCAACTTCCTGCAACTGACCGACGATCCGCTCTATATCGAGGCTTATTTACAGTCGTTGCAGGTAGCGGGCATCTCGACCATCTGCTGTCTGCTGCTCGGCTATCCGCTGGCGTGGGCAGTGGCGCACAGTAAGCCGTCGACGCGCAATATCCTGCTGCTACTGGTGATTCTGCCGTCGTGGACCTCGTTTCTGATCCGCGTTTACGCCTGGATGGGGATCCTGAAAAACAACGGCGTGCTGAACAACTTTCTGCTCTGGCTGGGGGTTATCGATCAGCCGCTGACTATTCTGCACACCAATCTCGCGGTCTATATCGGCATTGTCTATGCCTATCTGCCCTTTATGGTGCTGCCGATCTACACCGCGCTGACACGTATTGACTACTCGCTGGTGGAAGCTTCCCTCGATCTTGGTGCGCGTCCGCTGAAAACCTTCTTCAGCGTGATTGTGCCGCTGACCAAAGGGGGAATTATCGCCGGTTCGATGCTGGTGTTTATTCCGGCGGTCGGCGAGTTCGTGATCCCAGAGCTGCTCGGCGGGCCGGACAGCATTATGATTGGCCGCGTGCTGTGGCAGGAGTTCTTTAATAACCGCGACTGGCCGGTGGCCTCGGCGGTGGCGGTAATCATGCTGCTGCTGTTGATTGTGCCGATCATGTGGTTCCACAAGCATCAGCAGAAACAGACGGGGGAGAAGGCATGA
- the potI gene encoding putrescine ABC transporter permease PotI: protein MSNLPVVRSPWRILILVIGFTFLYAPMLMLVVYSFNSSKLVTVWAGWSTRWYSELFHDDAMMSAVGLSLTIAACAATMAVILGTIAAVVMVRFGRFRGANGFAFMITAPLVMPDVITGLSLLLLFVALAHAIGWPADRGMLTIWLAHVTFCTAYVAVVISSRLRELDRSIEEAAMDLGATPLKVFFVITLPMIMPAIVSGWLLAFTLSLDDLVIASFVSGPGATTLPMLVFSSVRMGVNPEINALASIILGVVGIVGLIAWFLMARAEKQRQRDIQRARQG from the coding sequence ATGAGCAATTTACCGGTAGTGCGTTCGCCCTGGCGCATCCTTATCCTGGTGATAGGTTTCACCTTCCTTTATGCCCCCATGTTGATGCTGGTGGTCTACTCTTTTAACAGCTCGAAGCTGGTGACGGTGTGGGCAGGGTGGTCAACGCGCTGGTATAGCGAGTTGTTCCACGATGACGCGATGATGAGCGCGGTGGGCTTAAGCCTGACGATTGCCGCCTGCGCGGCGACGATGGCGGTGATTTTAGGCACCATTGCGGCGGTAGTAATGGTGCGCTTTGGGCGCTTTCGCGGCGCGAACGGTTTCGCCTTTATGATCACCGCGCCGCTGGTAATGCCGGATGTGATCACCGGCCTGTCGCTGCTGCTGCTGTTTGTGGCGCTGGCACACGCCATCGGCTGGCCAGCGGATCGCGGCATGCTCACCATCTGGCTGGCGCACGTTACTTTCTGTACCGCTTATGTGGCGGTGGTGATCTCCTCGCGGCTGCGCGAGCTGGATCGCTCGATTGAAGAGGCGGCGATGGATCTTGGCGCAACGCCGCTGAAGGTCTTCTTTGTGATTACGCTGCCGATGATCATGCCGGCGATTGTCTCCGGCTGGCTGCTGGCCTTTACCCTGTCACTGGATGACCTGGTGATCGCCAGTTTTGTTTCCGGTCCTGGTGCCACTACGCTGCCGATGCTGGTCTTCTCCAGCGTGCGCATGGGGGTTAACCCGGAGATCAACGCGCTGGCTTCGATTATTCTCGGCGTGGTGGGGATTGTCGGTCTGATCGCCTGGTTCCTGATGGCAAGAGCGGAAAAACAGCGCCAGCGTGATATCCAGCGTGCAAGACAGGGCTGA
- a CDS encoding YbjO family protein, producing MELGFFNKTTHHATPNIPALVQVAAIAIITIRCVDVLMIMNLLGWRGLLDFVHRSAQTWSLTLIFLGSLMLVFVEILCAFSVIRGRRWARWLYLVTQLTSTAYLWAASLGYGYPELFSIAGSSRREIFHSLMMQKLPDLLVLFLLFVPTPSRRFFRLQ from the coding sequence ATGGAATTGGGGTTCTTCAACAAAACCACGCACCACGCGACGCCAAATATACCGGCGCTGGTTCAGGTGGCGGCTATCGCCATCATTACCATTCGCTGTGTCGACGTGCTGATGATCATGAACCTGCTCGGCTGGCGCGGGCTGCTCGACTTCGTGCACCGCAGCGCCCAGACCTGGAGCCTGACGCTGATTTTCCTTGGCAGCCTGATGCTGGTCTTTGTCGAGATCCTCTGCGCCTTCTCGGTGATAAGAGGGCGGCGCTGGGCGCGCTGGCTCTATCTGGTAACGCAACTCACCTCGACCGCCTACCTGTGGGCCGCGTCACTGGGCTATGGCTATCCGGAACTCTTCAGCATCGCCGGCAGTTCGCGCCGGGAGATCTTCCACTCCCTGATGATGCAAAAACTCCCCGATCTGCTGGTGCTGTTCCTGCTCTTTGTGCCGACGCCGAGCCGACGCTTTTTCCGCCTGCAATAA
- the rlmC gene encoding 23S rRNA (uracil(747)-C(5))-methyltransferase RlmC, which translates to MQCALFDAGRCRSCEWIDQPLPLQLSAKMDHLRALLAPFAVESWCEPVRGPEQGFRNKAKMVVSGSVEKPLLGMLHRDGTPEDLTACPLYPETFAPVFAALKPFIARAGLTPYNVARKRGELKYLLLTESLLDGGMMLRFVLRSEAKVEQLRAALPALQAQLPQLKVISVNIQPVHMAIMEGEREIFLTDQQALAENFNGVPLAIRPQSFFQTNPAVASQLYATARDWVRQLPVNHMWDLFCGVGGFGLHCATPEMKLTGIEIAPEAIACATQSAEALGLHNLHFQALDSTRFATAQESVPDLVLVNPPRRGIGAELCDYLSRMAPPWIIYSSCNAQTMAKDVAALADYRVARVQLFDMFPHTAHYEVLTLLIRR; encoded by the coding sequence ATGCAGTGCGCTCTCTTCGACGCCGGTCGCTGCCGCTCCTGTGAGTGGATCGACCAGCCGCTCCCGTTGCAACTCTCCGCCAAGATGGATCATCTTCGCGCATTGCTCGCCCCCTTTGCGGTGGAGTCATGGTGCGAGCCGGTGCGCGGCCCGGAGCAGGGCTTTCGTAATAAAGCCAAAATGGTGGTCAGCGGCAGCGTTGAAAAACCGCTGCTCGGCATGCTGCACCGCGACGGGACGCCGGAAGATCTCACCGCCTGCCCGCTCTACCCGGAGACCTTCGCCCCGGTGTTTGCCGCCCTGAAACCCTTTATCGCCCGCGCCGGGTTAACGCCCTATAACGTGGCGCGCAAACGCGGTGAACTGAAATACCTCTTATTGACCGAAAGCCTGCTCGACGGCGGCATGATGCTGCGCTTTGTGCTGCGCTCAGAGGCGAAAGTTGAGCAGCTGCGCGCCGCGCTGCCAGCGTTACAGGCGCAATTGCCGCAGCTGAAGGTGATTTCGGTAAATATACAGCCGGTGCATATGGCGATCATGGAAGGGGAGAGGGAGATCTTTCTTACCGACCAGCAGGCGCTGGCGGAGAATTTCAACGGTGTGCCGCTCGCTATCCGCCCGCAGAGTTTTTTCCAGACCAACCCGGCGGTCGCCAGCCAGCTCTACGCCACGGCGCGAGACTGGGTGCGCCAACTTCCGGTCAACCATATGTGGGATCTCTTCTGCGGCGTCGGCGGTTTTGGCCTGCACTGTGCCACGCCCGAGATGAAGCTGACCGGGATTGAGATCGCGCCGGAAGCGATCGCCTGTGCGACGCAATCCGCCGAGGCGCTGGGGCTGCACAATCTTCACTTCCAGGCACTCGATTCAACCCGTTTTGCCACTGCGCAAGAGTCGGTGCCGGATCTGGTGCTGGTCAACCCGCCGCGCCGCGGCATTGGCGCAGAGCTGTGTGACTACCTGAGCCGCATGGCGCCGCCGTGGATCATCTACTCCAGCTGTAATGCGCAGACGATGGCGAAGGATGTTGCCGCGCTTGCGGATTACCGCGTCGCGCGCGTGCAACTGTTTGATATGTTTCCCCATACTGCCCATTACGAAGTACTTACCCTGCTTATCAGGCGTTAA
- a CDS encoding FdhF/YdeP family oxidoreductase encodes MKEQKQSTVGIAPYGGSAGGWGALKAVADALRGQMSVKQDVIALFKVNQPQGFDCPGCAWPDPQHTSSFEFCENGAKAVSWEATSKRATPEFFAAHTVSELWQRNAFELEGEGRLTHPMKYDAESDTYQAIEWETAFQEIGALLQSYDDPNSVEFYTSGRASNEAAFLWQLFAREYGTNNFPDCSNMCHEPTSVGLPESIGVGKGTVELEDFDHCDLVLCIGHNPGTNHPRMLGTLREVSKRGATIVAINPLRERGLERFTSPQSPIEMLALSSTKLASTYYKVRVGGDAAMLKGVMKILLSMHEQALANGEPGVIDEVFIRQHTQGFAELKADLDATDWDHILKVSGMEREEIQNIARLYADSERTIICYGMGITQHQYGTQNVQQIANLLLLRGNIGKKGAGICPLRGHSNVQGDRTVGITEIPSAEFLDNLERVFGFKPPREHGHGAVAAIQAMRDGKVNALLCLGGNLAEAISDPQVTFPAMRKLDLVVHMATKLNRSHLLLGKHNYLFPVIGRTETDEQASGAQSVTVEDSMSMVHASRGSLNPASPHLKSEPALVAALAKATLPQTVVNWDRMINDYSNIRDAIEAVFPAFANFNERVKQPGGFRLRNAASEREWNTPSGFAEFKVMQGINEDPRSLKCHDLVLTTLRSHDQYNTTLYGLNDRYRGVTGRRDVLFINADEAERRELRVGDQVNVVALDPEGNPTSRRMDNLTVVVIDMAPGSVGAYYPEANILVPLDSHDTKSGIPAYKSIPIAMERVETPIATSGARR; translated from the coding sequence ATGAAAGAGCAGAAACAATCAACGGTAGGGATCGCGCCATACGGCGGCTCGGCGGGCGGCTGGGGCGCGTTAAAAGCGGTGGCCGATGCGCTGCGTGGGCAGATGTCCGTTAAGCAGGATGTGATTGCGCTATTTAAAGTAAACCAGCCGCAGGGCTTTGACTGCCCCGGCTGCGCGTGGCCAGATCCGCAGCACACCTCCTCATTTGAGTTTTGTGAAAACGGTGCCAAAGCCGTCTCCTGGGAGGCGACCAGCAAACGCGCGACGCCGGAGTTCTTCGCCGCGCACACCGTTAGCGAGCTGTGGCAGCGCAACGCTTTTGAGCTGGAAGGCGAGGGGCGCTTAACCCACCCGATGAAATATGACGCTGAGAGCGACACCTATCAGGCGATTGAGTGGGAGACTGCATTTCAGGAGATTGGCGCGCTGCTGCAAAGCTATGATGACCCAAATAGCGTGGAGTTTTACACCTCCGGTCGTGCCTCCAACGAAGCGGCGTTTCTCTGGCAACTCTTTGCCCGCGAATATGGCACCAACAACTTCCCCGACTGCTCGAATATGTGTCATGAGCCGACCAGCGTCGGGCTGCCAGAGTCGATTGGCGTCGGTAAAGGCACCGTCGAACTGGAGGATTTTGACCACTGCGACCTGGTGCTCTGCATCGGCCACAACCCTGGCACTAACCATCCGCGCATGCTCGGTACGCTGCGGGAGGTCTCAAAACGCGGCGCGACCATTGTCGCCATCAACCCGCTGCGCGAGCGCGGCCTTGAGCGCTTTACCTCACCGCAAAGCCCGATAGAGATGCTGGCCCTTAGCTCAACCAAACTCGCCTCGACCTACTACAAAGTGCGCGTCGGCGGTGATGCGGCGATGCTGAAAGGGGTGATGAAGATCCTGCTGTCGATGCACGAGCAGGCGCTGGCGAACGGTGAACCGGGCGTAATCGATGAGGTGTTTATCCGCCAGCACACGCAGGGTTTTGCGGAGCTGAAAGCCGATCTCGACGCCACCGACTGGGACCATATCCTGAAAGTCTCCGGTATGGAGCGCGAGGAGATCCAGAATATCGCCCGGCTTTACGCCGACTCTGAGCGCACCATTATCTGCTACGGCATGGGCATCACCCAGCATCAGTACGGCACGCAAAACGTGCAACAGATTGCCAACCTGCTACTGCTGCGCGGCAATATTGGTAAGAAAGGGGCGGGCATCTGCCCACTGCGCGGCCACTCCAATGTGCAGGGCGACCGCACCGTTGGCATCACTGAAATTCCCTCTGCCGAGTTTCTCGATAACCTCGAACGGGTGTTTGGTTTTAAACCACCGCGTGAGCATGGGCACGGCGCGGTGGCTGCCATTCAGGCGATGCGCGACGGCAAAGTGAATGCGCTGCTCTGCCTGGGCGGTAATCTGGCTGAAGCGATCTCCGATCCGCAAGTCACCTTCCCGGCGATGCGCAAGCTCGATCTGGTGGTGCATATGGCGACCAAACTGAACCGTTCCCATCTGCTGCTCGGCAAACACAACTACCTCTTCCCGGTGATTGGGCGGACCGAAACCGATGAGCAGGCATCCGGGGCGCAGAGCGTGACGGTGGAGGATTCAATGTCGATGGTGCACGCTTCGCGTGGATCGTTGAACCCTGCTTCACCGCACCTGAAGTCGGAGCCCGCGCTGGTGGCGGCTCTTGCCAAAGCGACGCTGCCGCAGACGGTGGTGAACTGGGACCGGATGATTAACGACTACAGCAATATTCGCGACGCCATCGAAGCGGTCTTCCCGGCGTTTGCTAATTTTAATGAACGGGTCAAACAACCGGGCGGCTTCCGCCTGCGTAACGCTGCCTCGGAGCGGGAGTGGAACACACCGTCGGGCTTTGCCGAGTTTAAAGTGATGCAGGGGATTAATGAGGATCCACGCTCGCTCAAGTGCCATGACCTGGTGCTCACCACTTTGCGTAGCCACGATCAGTACAACACCACCCTTTACGGGCTGAATGATCGTTATCGCGGTGTGACCGGGCGACGGGATGTGTTGTTTATCAATGCCGATGAGGCGGAGCGACGCGAGCTGCGCGTCGGCGATCAGGTGAATGTGGTGGCGCTCGATCCCGAGGGGAATCCCACCTCGCGACGGATGGATAACCTGACGGTTGTGGTGATCGATATGGCACCCGGCTCGGTTGGGGCCTATTACCCGGAGGCCAATATTCTGGTGCCGCTGGACAGCCACGACACCAAAAGCGGCATCCCGGCGTATAAAAGCATCCCGATAGCGATGGAGCGCGTCGAAACGCCGATCGCCACCTCGGGCGCACGGCGTTAA
- the artJ gene encoding arginine ABC transporter substrate-binding protein ArtJ produces the protein MKKMILAALLATVSAGSFAADKISFGVSATYPPFESLDAGNKIVGFDIDLANALCKQMQANCTFTNHAFDSLIPALKFKKYDAVISGMDITPERSKQVAFTDPYYANSALVIAKKDAFKSFDDLKGKRIGMENGTTHQKYLQDKHPEVTTVAYDSYQNAIIDLKNGRIDGVFGDTAVVNEWLKTNPQLGVAAPKVTDPQYFGTGLGIAVRPDNKALLEKLNAALKAIKADGTYQKISDQWFPQ, from the coding sequence ATGAAAAAAATGATACTGGCCGCCCTTCTCGCTACCGTTTCCGCAGGGAGCTTTGCGGCCGATAAGATCAGCTTCGGCGTGTCGGCGACCTATCCCCCGTTTGAATCCCTGGATGCGGGCAATAAGATTGTCGGCTTCGATATCGACCTGGCGAACGCGCTCTGCAAACAGATGCAGGCCAACTGCACCTTTACCAATCACGCCTTCGACAGCCTGATCCCGGCGCTGAAATTTAAGAAGTATGACGCGGTGATCTCCGGGATGGACATTACCCCTGAGCGTAGCAAACAGGTGGCGTTTACCGACCCCTATTACGCCAACTCCGCGCTGGTGATTGCCAAAAAAGATGCCTTTAAATCCTTCGACGATCTGAAAGGCAAACGCATCGGTATGGAAAATGGCACCACCCATCAGAAATATTTGCAGGATAAGCACCCGGAAGTGACCACCGTGGCATATGACAGCTACCAGAACGCGATTATCGACCTGAAAAATGGCCGTATCGACGGGGTGTTTGGTGATACCGCGGTGGTAAATGAGTGGCTGAAAACCAACCCGCAGCTGGGTGTGGCGGCGCCAAAAGTGACCGACCCGCAATATTTCGGCACCGGTCTTGGCATCGCTGTGCGCCCGGATAACAAAGCGCTGCTGGAGAAGCTGAACGCTGCGCTGAAAGCGATTAAAGCCGACGGCACCTACCAGAAAATCAGCGATCAGTGGTTCCCGCAGTAA
- the artM gene encoding arginine ABC transporter permease ArtM, whose protein sequence is MLEFMPELFKGLHTSLTLTVASLIVALVLSLLFTIVLTLKTPVLTQIVRAYITLFTGTPLLVQIFLIYYGPGQFPSLQNYPAIWRLLSEPWLCALIALSLNSAAYTTQLFYGAIRAIPDGQWQSCGALGMSKKDTLAILLPYAFKRALSSYSNEVVLVFKSTSLAYTITLMEVMGHGQLLYGRTYDVTVFGAAGLIYLVVNGLLTLMMRLIERKALAFERRN, encoded by the coding sequence ATGCTTGAGTTTATGCCCGAGCTGTTCAAGGGGCTGCACACCAGCCTGACGCTGACGGTGGCCTCGCTGATTGTCGCGCTGGTGCTTTCACTGCTCTTCACCATCGTGCTGACGCTGAAAACGCCGGTGCTGACGCAGATTGTCCGCGCCTATATCACGCTCTTTACCGGCACGCCGCTGCTGGTGCAGATCTTCCTGATTTACTACGGGCCGGGGCAGTTCCCCTCTTTGCAGAACTATCCGGCAATCTGGCGTCTGCTCTCTGAACCGTGGCTCTGTGCGCTCATTGCACTGTCGCTTAACAGCGCGGCTTATACCACGCAGCTCTTCTACGGTGCTATTCGCGCCATCCCGGATGGGCAGTGGCAATCCTGCGGCGCGCTTGGGATGAGTAAGAAAGATACGCTGGCGATCCTGCTGCCCTACGCGTTTAAACGTGCCCTCTCCTCCTACTCGAACGAAGTGGTGCTGGTATTTAAAAGTACGTCGCTGGCCTACACCATTACATTGATGGAAGTGATGGGTCACGGGCAGCTGCTGTATGGACGCACCTACGATGTGACGGTGTTTGGCGCAGCCGGTTTAATCTATCTGGTGGTAAACGGCCTGCTGACGCTGATGATGCGCCTGATTGAGCGCAAAGCGCTGGCGTTTGAGCGGCGCAACTAA
- the artQ gene encoding arginine ABC transporter permease ArtQ gives MNEMFPLASAAGMTVGLAVCALIIGLVLAMIFAVWESVKWRPIAWIGTALVTILRGLPEILVVLFIYFGSSQLLLLLSDGFTLNLGVVQIPVQMQIENFDVSPFLCGVIALSLLYAAYASQTLRGALKAVPEGQRESGQALGLSKGAIFFRLVMPQMWRHALPGLGNQWLVLLKDTALVSLISVNDLMLQTKSIATRTQEPFTWYIVAAAIYLVITLLSQWVLKRIDLRATRFERRPG, from the coding sequence ATGAATGAAATGTTTCCATTAGCAAGCGCCGCCGGGATGACCGTCGGCCTTGCCGTCTGCGCGCTGATCATCGGCCTGGTGCTGGCGATGATCTTTGCCGTCTGGGAGTCGGTCAAATGGCGACCGATTGCCTGGATCGGCACCGCGCTGGTGACGATTTTACGCGGCCTGCCAGAGATTCTGGTGGTGCTGTTTATCTATTTCGGCTCCTCACAGCTGCTGCTGTTGCTGTCGGACGGCTTTACCCTCAACCTCGGCGTTGTGCAGATCCCGGTACAGATGCAGATTGAGAATTTCGACGTCAGCCCGTTCCTTTGCGGCGTGATCGCCCTCTCCCTGCTCTACGCGGCTTATGCCTCGCAAACCCTGCGCGGTGCGTTAAAAGCGGTGCCTGAGGGTCAGCGCGAGTCGGGCCAGGCGCTGGGCTTGTCGAAAGGGGCGATCTTCTTTCGCCTGGTGATGCCGCAGATGTGGCGTCACGCGCTGCCGGGGCTCGGTAATCAGTGGCTGGTGCTGCTGAAAGATACCGCGCTGGTGTCGCTGATAAGCGTTAACGATCTGATGCTGCAAACAAAAAGTATCGCCACCCGCACCCAGGAGCCGTTTACCTGGTATATCGTGGCGGCGGCGATCTACCTGGTGATCACCCTGCTCAGCCAGTGGGTGCTGAAACGCATCGATCTGCGCGCGACTCGCTTTGAACGGAGGCCGGGATAA
- the artI gene encoding arginine ABC transporter substrate-binding protein ArtI: MKKLLIAALVASISLSATAAQTIRFATEASYPPFESTDANNKIVGFDVDLANALCKEIDATCTFTNQAFDSLIPSLKFRRFDAVMAGMDITPEREKQVLFTTPYYDNSALFVGQKGKFTGIDQLKGKRVGVQNGTTHQKFITDKHPEITTVPYDSYQNARLDLQNGRIDAVFGDTAVVTEWLKSDAKLAAVGDKVTDKDYFGTGLGIAVRQGNTELQQKFNAALEKVKKDGTYQTIYSKWFQK, from the coding sequence ATGAAAAAATTACTGATCGCCGCACTTGTTGCCAGCATCAGCCTTAGCGCTACAGCAGCCCAGACCATCCGTTTCGCCACCGAAGCGAGCTACCCTCCGTTTGAATCGACCGACGCCAATAACAAAATCGTCGGTTTCGATGTCGATCTGGCGAACGCCCTGTGTAAAGAGATCGACGCCACCTGTACCTTTACCAACCAGGCCTTTGACAGCCTGATCCCGAGCCTGAAATTCCGCCGCTTCGACGCGGTAATGGCCGGGATGGATATCACGCCGGAGCGTGAAAAACAGGTGCTGTTCACTACCCCGTATTACGACAACTCTGCGCTGTTCGTTGGCCAGAAGGGTAAATTCACCGGCATCGATCAGCTGAAAGGCAAGCGTGTCGGCGTGCAGAATGGCACCACGCACCAGAAATTCATTACCGATAAGCACCCGGAAATCACCACCGTGCCTTACGACAGCTACCAGAACGCGCGTCTGGATCTGCAAAATGGCCGTATCGATGCTGTCTTCGGCGACACTGCGGTAGTGACCGAGTGGCTGAAATCTGACGCTAAACTTGCGGCGGTCGGCGATAAAGTGACCGACAAAGATTACTTCGGCACCGGCCTCGGTATCGCGGTACGCCAGGGTAACACCGAGCTGCAGCAGAAATTTAACGCCGCGCTGGAAAAAGTGAAGAAAGATGGGACCTACCAGACCATCTACAGCAAATGGTTCCAGAAGTAA
- the artP gene encoding arginine ABC transporter ATP-binding protein ArtP yields the protein MSIKLNSINCFYGAHQALFDITLECPQGETLVLLGPSGAGKSSLLRVLNLLEMPRSGQLTIAGNHFDFAKTPSDSAIRELRQNVGMVFQQYNLWPHLTVQQNLIEAPCRVLGLRKDEALARAEKLLERLRLKPYSDRYPLHLSGGQQQRVAIARALMMEPQVLLFDEPTAALDPEITAQIVSIIRELSQTGITQVIVTHEVEVARKTASRVVYMENGHIVEQGDAGCFAAPQTDAFKYYLSH from the coding sequence ATGAGTATTAAATTAAACAGCATCAATTGCTTCTACGGCGCACACCAGGCGCTGTTCGATATCACACTGGAGTGCCCGCAGGGTGAAACGCTGGTGCTGCTCGGCCCAAGCGGCGCGGGGAAAAGCTCGCTGCTGCGCGTGCTTAACCTGCTCGAAATGCCGCGCTCTGGCCAGTTGACCATCGCAGGCAATCATTTCGATTTCGCCAAAACCCCTTCTGATAGTGCGATTCGCGAATTGCGCCAGAATGTGGGCATGGTGTTTCAGCAATATAATCTTTGGCCGCATCTCACCGTGCAGCAGAACCTGATTGAAGCGCCGTGCCGCGTGCTCGGATTACGCAAAGATGAGGCGCTGGCGCGCGCCGAAAAGCTGCTCGAGCGTTTACGCCTGAAGCCCTACAGCGATCGCTATCCGCTGCACCTTTCCGGCGGCCAGCAGCAGCGCGTGGCAATTGCCCGCGCGCTGATGATGGAGCCGCAGGTGTTGCTGTTTGATGAGCCAACCGCCGCGCTCGATCCAGAGATCACCGCACAGATCGTCAGCATCATTCGCGAGCTGTCGCAAACCGGTATTACGCAAGTTATCGTGACCCACGAAGTGGAAGTGGCGCGCAAGACGGCCAGTCGCGTGGTGTATATGGAAAATGGTCACATTGTTGAGCAAGGGGATGCGGGCTGCTTTGCCGCGCCGCAGACCGACGCGTTTAAATACTACCTATCTCACTGA
- a CDS encoding lipoprotein: MRYSVLTLVMPCALLLSACTTVEPAFKDTGARVGACVEGGPDSVAQQFYDYRIEHPGANWSSLRPYLSDDLSKMLTAASRDARNNVLLKGDPFSSRNLAPEKADVASASTIPNSDARNIPLRVTLTKGDQRWQDEVLMIREGQCWAVDDVRYLGGTVHAPAGTLRQSVEHR; the protein is encoded by the coding sequence ATGCGCTATTCAGTTTTGACTCTTGTTATGCCGTGCGCGCTGCTGTTAAGCGCTTGTACCACCGTTGAGCCCGCTTTCAAAGATACCGGCGCACGCGTCGGTGCCTGTGTTGAAGGCGGCCCAGACAGTGTGGCACAGCAATTCTATGACTACCGCATTGAACATCCGGGCGCTAACTGGTCTTCGCTGCGTCCTTACCTGAGTGACGACCTGAGCAAAATGCTTACCGCCGCCAGCCGCGACGCGCGCAATAACGTGCTGCTGAAGGGCGACCCCTTCTCCAGCCGTAACCTGGCACCGGAGAAAGCGGATGTTGCCAGCGCCTCAACCATCCCCAACAGCGACGCGCGCAACATCCCGCTGCGCGTGACGTTGACCAAAGGCGATCAGCGCTGGCAGGACGAGGTGCTGATGATCCGCGAAGGCCAGTGCTGGGCGGTCGATGATGTGCGCTACCTCGGCGGCACGGTACATGCCCCGGCCGGCACGCTGCGCCAGTCGGTCGAGCACCGCTAA